The Zavarzinella sp. sequence CACCCAGCCTTTCGATCAGCTGATTCAATCCCGCACTGGCTACCCCGGTGATGCGGAATTAGTTGATGATGCCCTGACCATCGCAAAGCATCTGGATAGTGGAAAGTATCAGCTGGGGGTATTTCAGGCACATGAGTTCGCCTGGGCCAAAGATAAATTTCCCAAATTGATGCCATTGGTGATTTGCGTGCCAAAGCCACGCGAAATCCAGGCGTTTGGATTAGTGCGTTACGACCACCCCGCCAAAGATCTGGGTGAATGCAAAGGCCAGAAACTGGTAATCGCCGACACTACTCGAGACCACGTACTGCTTTATCTGGACAAACAACGCACCAATCAACTCGTGGGCAGCAGTTTTACCCATCTCAAAAACACAAAAACCGCCCACGATGCGATTCATCTGGTGATAGATGGTGAAGCAGATATCACTTTCACTGATGGTGCCTCCTGGAGCTATTTTCAGAAATTGTACCCAGGTCCCGCTCAGAATTTGAAGGTGCTGCTGCAATCGAAGGTCTTTCCATCCACGGTAATCGCGTACAAAACTGGCGGTATGCCAGACCAGCAAGTAACACAATGTCAGAAGGGCCTTTTGACCGCCCACGAAGATTCCAAATGCAAACGGTTGATGGGTACGATCAAACTGGATCGATTTGAAGCAATCCCTGCTGATTATTTGCAAGTCATTGAAAGTCTGCGCAAAGAATACCCCAACTCTCCCACGATGAGTTTAGCTGGGAAGCCTTAATCAATTCTTCACTTTCTCCACAATGAGATGAAAGCTCTGCCACATTTTTCTCTGTAAGCACAAAAATCGGATTTTCTCTTGCATCTTTCGGACGAATTTGTCATGATGAACATAAGTTTCCTGTGTGCCCAATATGAGTAAATGGTTTTGTCAAAAATGCGTTTATTCCACAGCAGTGGAACAGCCTGGGCAACAATGTCCGGACTGTGGTGCACCACTGACCGCCATTCCACAGGAAACCAATTCTGACACATCTTCTCTGAATACTGTCGATCAAACATTAAACACAATAACTCTTGTTGAGAGCCAGCAATCCCAGCTGCCGAAAAACAAGTATTTATTAAAGTTTAATGAGGAAAACGAGCAGGAATTGAAAGATGCACCCACTTTTCCCGGCTACCGCGTGCTGGAAGTTCTGGGTGAAGGTGGTATGGGGCGGGTTTACCGGGCCTTGCAATTGTCTGTGGGCCGCATGGTGGCCATCAAATGTATTTTTCGCAGTTATTACCAGGAAGACATCGCCCGTTTTCAACGAGAAGCCCACGCAATTTCAAAGTTACAGAGCGATAAAATAGTTCAGGTCATAGATTTTCAACTGGAAGCGAGTATCCCCTTCATGACGATGGAATACATCGAAGGGGTTACGCTATCCAGACTATTGGACCTGAAAGACCTCTCCCTATCAGAGATTATCACCATTATGGCTTCCGTTTTGGAAGCCTTGCAAGTTGCCCACGAACAGGGGATTCTGCATCGCGATGTCAAACCTTCCAATATCCTCCTCACTACTGATTTGCAGCAAATTAAACTGACAGATTTTGGCATCGCAAAACTACCAGACGACCCCAACTCACCCACTCTATCGGGCCAATTAATCGGCACGCCGAAGTACATGTCACCGGAACAGGCCCGCCTGGAAGAAACCCTCACTCCTGCATCCGATATTTTTTCTGCGGGCGTCGTGCTGCACCAGATGTTAAGCGGTCGGGTGCCCTACGAAGGGATGAACAAAGCCGACACCCTGGAAAAGCTGAAAAAGGAACCCTTACCCGATGTTCGAGCTTCAAAACCTGAAATTCCCGCTCGACTGGCAGCAATTGTCACCAAAGCCTGCTCCCTGAATATCGATGATCGATATATATCTGCTGCTCAATTTCGTGATGATCTACTGAATTGGCAAGCTGGAAAATCGACCATTGCCAGTCCGCTCAGCTTTTCGGAACGAACTTTTCGATGGCTGCGTCGGCGTTGGAAGTTAACTGCGGTAGCAGTACTGATCCCCACCGTACTGCTGGCTGCCATGATTATCCGGCGGGAATTAGAACCAATTACTTCAATTCATCGTTCTCTCAGAAATGAGAAGCCCACCCTGTTAGTGGGAGAAACAGGATTTCCAAAATACTTTCTTTGGGAATTGGGCGATACGGTACTGATGGAATCAACCAGAGGCGACCGATCCGCCAGTTTTCAAACACAGACACTTTCACTGCTGTCTCTCTTGGACGATCCACAGTGCGATGAATACACCATTGAACTGGAAATTGCCCACCATCAGAAGGTAGTCGATCCGGGCAGCTATGTTGGCATTTACCTTAATCTGGTACGTATCCGTGCAGATGATGGCACGCCGTGTATCAGTTTCGTGGCCCTCAAGTGGAGCGATTTTCTGGAAACTATTGAACAACAAATGCCCGCTGTCGCTGCAAAACATTCCGTTCGCATACAACGCTATGTTGCCTTCCAGCGGGGTGATTGGCAGCATCGGCTGATTAACCTGAGCCCGAACCCACCCATGGGACTTTTTTTTCCCGCAGATGTCAGATATGGCTGGCGGAAAATGAAACTCGAAGTATCTCCCAGCGGTATCGAAGTGGAATTCGAAAAAACCAAAGGGATCACGGCGAAAGTTCATATCCCACCTGAAAATATGGAAGTGAAAGGCGATCTTGGCCAGAACCACTTCACTTTGAAGGATGGTGGTAAAGTACATTATCCCGCCTGGAACCCACGCGGGTCTTTCGGTATCTATTCATCGAATGCCACCGTGGCATTCCGAAATGTGGTTGTTACTCCAAAAATCAGCAAGTGAGGCATCAAATGAGCAACGGCGGAGCGATTGGATTGGCGTTGACACTCGCAAACGATGAAATTGAAATCCTGGTCCCTAGCCAGAATGAAAGCCCCGGAGGAAGTTTTCAGGTGGCAGGCACTTCGGGATCAAGTGTTGCTACAGTTTACCTGAGAATTTTGGATAAAGATGGTACCAATGTTGTAATAAACGTAGGGCAGGATTATTTGACAACTAACCCGGCCAGTGGCTACTGGACAATCGATTTCATTGCCGGCACAAATTACACTTTAGTTGCAGGAAACAACCCGCATATGATCATAGCAAGCAACTCTGCTGCGTTTAACAATTCAACCTCGGTGTCCAACATCAACATTTTGACAGGTACACCACCAATTGAAGTCACCTTGATTCAACCTTAAAAAATGAAAAAACAAGCACTTTTGGAGAAATAATGGCAAAACTAGAAATCACTGGCACTCTGACCACTTCAACTTTGGATCCTGTATTGACAATCCAATTGTTTTTGCCTGAACGACGGATTCTATTGCAAGAACACTCGATTGTAAATATTGCGAGGCGAAACGCTGAGAACTACAAGGTGGTCTTCTTCCAGATCCCTGCTGCAACTACATATATAATCCGTTATATATTAAAAGATCGATCGACTGGAGAGATTATCCAACGATTTACGCGTGCAGCACGCACGTGAGAAATTCTACAAGATATCCAGTAGGCTTTATGTCTTCCGAGCGAACCTACTATGCGATTCGTGGCTCAGTTGATATAAATTAATTACACGCGCCCGTAGCTCAACTGGACAGAGCAACGGTCTTCGGAACCGTAGGTTGCTGGTTCGACTCCAGCCGGGCGTGCTTTTCGTCATTTCTCACCACCAATTCGCTGACATCACCAGACATCATTTTTTCAGGGCTTTTTTCATTTTCCAGACCCGTTGCATCAACGATCAACGATTCGTCCATTTTGTCAGCAATTTGCTCACTTTGGCATGTTTTGTCAGAAAGAGGTGCAACACTGGGTGCAACACTTTTGTTATTCGGCAGACTGTTCACCATGGTTCCAAGGTCGGTCAACTTGGTTCGGGCGTACCTTTTCATTGTCAATTTTGGGTCCGAATGCCGTGCAAGGGTCATTACCTGTTTCGGATCTGCCCCACTGCGGATCAGGTTACTGATATAGGTGTTCCGAAGTGCGTGAAAGTCCCGCACCTCTTCACCTTCGGGAGAGGTAGTTTCCACAGGAATGCCCACGAGGGCCATATCCCGCCGAATCATCGTTGCAGCCTTTTCTTTCCAGGTACCTGCCCAGATTACTTTTCCGTGCGGTTTGGATGCCAGAAAAACTTGTAGATCAATTGCCAAATCTACAGGAAGTGGCTGTACCACTTGTTGGCGGTTTTTGCTGTCACTTGCCTGAAGGTGTACCACCGGTGGATCGGCTGTCAGATCAAATGATTTTGGTTTCAGAACCGCCAATTCCGACGCACGGAATCCGGTTCCCAGTGCGACGCGGTACAGCATCGAACGATCGATGCCAGACAGACCACGAAAGGCTGGAGCAGTTGCAGTTGCAGCAAGTAGGCGAGTAATTTCATCGATGTGAAATTCACCCCGACGTTCTGCATCCATGGCAACATTTCCAGGCTTAACCGTCTTGAACGGGTTACGGTCGATGCGATCATGTTCCATCATCCAAATCACAAACTGCTTCATTGCTTGCAGGTAGTGTTTTGCAGTCTGGGTGCTTTTGCCTTTTCTTGTTCGCAAATCATATAGGAACTTTTCCAAATCTTCTCCATTCAGATCTCTGGTGAGATGGAAATGACAACCTGCCAAGATCGCTGTAACGCGGCTTGTTTTGAGCTTGATGTATTCCGCCTCAGAACCCTTCGCCTGCAACGATTCCCGCCAGGCTTCCAGGTGCTCCGATAATGGCATCCGCTGAAATTTGGCGGTACGTGGGTTGCCAATACCTGCTTTTTCTTTTTCAATTTCCTCAACAATTTTTCCAGCATATGCTGGGCTGCGGTCTTGTTGGTACTCAGTGGCACGCGTTTCTTTTGACCCAATGCATCGCGATATTGTCCATACCACTTCTTTGAGAAAACTTGTTTCTGCGTTCCATCCGCCTGCTTACGTGTCGTCGTCACCTTAAACACAGTTGCCATCTTTTATCTCCATTCACCAACCGGTATCTTGCTCCAAGCATTCAGCGAGTACCGATTGGATTCAAGTTAACATGTAATTAAATTCAGTCAATATGGTCAAGCCAGTTGGGTTTTGCCAAACTGGCCGACATTCAAACAATTGTACCCTGGTCAAGGTACTCAAGATGCTCAAGATATTCACCTTTGTCAGAAAACTTACTCTTCTGTCTCGACTGGCAACTGCCATATCCAGGCACTCCCGCATCTGCGAGAAACAATACTGAGCGCTTCCTTCGCGCGCTGCAATGTAGCTTTTGCCCCACCTTCCCCATTGATCCATTCATCAAACAGAATCTTGGAATGAACAGCACCACATTGCAGTCTGGACCTTAACCAGGTAATTGCTGAATCCAGTATGTCTGATTTTGGCCCTGGCCTGTTGTTTGCAGCAGCTTCCGCCATTGCATCATCGGCAGTCATATCCAACGGTTCTGGTTCCCACTCAATCCGGGCTGGGTCGCCAGTGATCCTGAAACCCAAACCGGGCATTGGTGGCCCAACATTTGTACCACCTGGTAAAAACCTGCAAAGAGTACTGTCTTCTTCACTGCGATCGAGGTGGTAGATACTGCGTGGGATACCAGTAAAT is a genomic window containing:
- a CDS encoding PhnD/SsuA/transferrin family substrate-binding protein, whose protein sequence is MRSLIVFSCLLLVAPGTVVCAERVNVGIPASVFKDIPKPLLSFATQPFDQLIQSRTGYPGDAELVDDALTIAKHLDSGKYQLGVFQAHEFAWAKDKFPKLMPLVICVPKPREIQAFGLVRYDHPAKDLGECKGQKLVIADTTRDHVLLYLDKQRTNQLVGSSFTHLKNTKTAHDAIHLVIDGEADITFTDGASWSYFQKLYPGPAQNLKVLLQSKVFPSTVIAYKTGGMPDQQVTQCQKGLLTAHEDSKCKRLMGTIKLDRFEAIPADYLQVIESLRKEYPNSPTMSLAGKP
- a CDS encoding serine/threonine-protein kinase codes for the protein MSKWFCQKCVYSTAVEQPGQQCPDCGAPLTAIPQETNSDTSSLNTVDQTLNTITLVESQQSQLPKNKYLLKFNEENEQELKDAPTFPGYRVLEVLGEGGMGRVYRALQLSVGRMVAIKCIFRSYYQEDIARFQREAHAISKLQSDKIVQVIDFQLEASIPFMTMEYIEGVTLSRLLDLKDLSLSEIITIMASVLEALQVAHEQGILHRDVKPSNILLTTDLQQIKLTDFGIAKLPDDPNSPTLSGQLIGTPKYMSPEQARLEETLTPASDIFSAGVVLHQMLSGRVPYEGMNKADTLEKLKKEPLPDVRASKPEIPARLAAIVTKACSLNIDDRYISAAQFRDDLLNWQAGKSTIASPLSFSERTFRWLRRRWKLTAVAVLIPTVLLAAMIIRRELEPITSIHRSLRNEKPTLLVGETGFPKYFLWELGDTVLMESTRGDRSASFQTQTLSLLSLLDDPQCDEYTIELEIAHHQKVVDPGSYVGIYLNLVRIRADDGTPCISFVALKWSDFLETIEQQMPAVAAKHSVRIQRYVAFQRGDWQHRLINLSPNPPMGLFFPADVRYGWRKMKLEVSPSGIEVEFEKTKGITAKVHIPPENMEVKGDLGQNHFTLKDGGKVHYPAWNPRGSFGIYSSNATVAFRNVVVTPKISK